Proteins found in one Perca fluviatilis chromosome 9, GENO_Pfluv_1.0, whole genome shotgun sequence genomic segment:
- the zgc:153738 gene encoding dynein regulatory complex protein 11 — translation MSQRTYNQLWTDAQLELGRLLTEELPTVPPRPEKDRVVFFQRLAMLYVRYIQIFRQLEKVYDQVVHPQKRRVIRAILDGVMGRVLELKNEMVEKEFSEYHYMDDVLHDLKLTPVDLEIPIPRYFISDRSKEFQERKTMLTDILKLVEVTESPEPLMTKGMSQEEAIKILQVVERARQGRLRAKLNEESRNMNRMYKTKDPGTAAIELATVCIQKVWRGYIQRKRAKIARDEEMIFLGMAMDPKYQLPCPAEITAQTSEACTRSKQVEHNEDYQKSVVAVTNQLRDVEGHDMSKTMKDQIRQWFIECRDATGSFPDYPDEEDGGSALIFAEKNPQQLMEEIAAKEEEDSNNKPKGKEEKKEKGKKDKGKDDEEEEEAGLKMLPSAFLSDLEVGNKTFVDFWQTRNESRNFNQRHEVELIKEENRKVIEAEIRVQVDEQMRQELAEWKLAVDKDKGGKTKGNAKKKKGSKSGKKKKKDKDLTADRTLESLCQELVEQGLLKQANNVRLQDYMGDYSYLGTTLRQNDIEPMPSLSDVRQVLSLYAILPLGSQVVHEKAPLIKAILLAGPAGVGKKMLVHAICQETGANLFDLSPLNTAGKYPGKSGLAMMLHMVFKVARLLQPSVIWIEDAEKMFYKKVPKEEKELDPKRLKKDLPKSLKLIKGEDRVLIVGTTKDPLSADIKSLCKMYSKIILIPRPDYGSRYILWKQLIRKHGGEVTRALDVSSLAKISDGYTPGHVVRVIQSVVTKRRILQQANRPLTAAEFVAPLAKIDPVFQEEEEALKNWYAKTPLGKKRIKAATGKEEEEAPVKGKDAKKGKK, via the exons ATGTCGCAAAG GACATACAACCAGCTGTGGACAGATGCTCAGTTAGAGTTGGGCCGTCTGCTAACGGAGGAACTGCCTACTGTGCCCCCTCGCCCAGAAAAGGACAGGGTAGTGTTCTTCCAGCGTCTGGCCATGCTTTATGTGCGCTACATCCAGATCTTCAGACAGCTGGAGAAGGTCTATGACCAGGTGGTCCACCCTCAGAAAAGAAGAGTTATTCGAGCGATTCTTGATGGCGTGATGGGGAGGGTGTTAGAGCTAAAGAATGAAATGGTGGAGAAAGAGTTTTCAGAGTACCACTACATGGATGATGTCCTTCATGATTTGAAGCTTACACCT GTAGACCTTGAGATCCCTATCCCTCGCTATTTCATCAGTGATCGCAGCAAAGAATTTCAAGAACGAAAGACGATGCTGACAGATATTCTTAAATTGGTGGAGGTTACTGAAAGCCCAGAA CCTCTAATGACCAAGGGCATGAGTCAAGAGGAGGCCATTAAGATCCTTCAAGTGGTGGAGAGGGCCCGCCAAGGACGTCTGAGGGCCAAGCTGAATGAAGAGAGCAGAAATATGAACAGGATGTATAAGACCAAGGACCCTGGAACAGCTGCCATTGAGTTGGCCACAGTCTGCATTCAGAAG GTGTGGAGGGGCTACATACAGAGGAAGAGGGCAAAGATTGCTCGGGACGAAGAAATGATTTTTCTGGGAATG GCCATGGATCCAAAATACCAGTTGCCATGCCCTGCAGAAATCACTGCCCAGACTAGTGAAGCTTGTACACGGAGTAAGCAGGTGGAGCACAACGAAGACTATCAGAAGTCTGTAGTGGCTGTCACAAACCAACTACGTGATGTAGAGGGTCATGACATGAGCAAAACCATGAAAGACCAAATCCGACAATGGTTTATTGAATGCCG TGATGCTACAGGATCGTTTCCAGACTACCCAGATGAAGAGGACGGAGGCTCAGCCCTCATTTTTGCTGAAAAGAACCCTCAGCAG TTAATGGAAGAAATTGCTgcaaaggaagaggaggattccaacaacaaaccaaaagggaaggaggagaagaaggaaaagGGGAAAAAGGACAAGGGGAAGGATGATGAGGAA GAAGAGGAGGCAGGGTTGAAGATGCTACCTTCGGCTTTTCTGTCAGACTTGGAAGTAGGAAACAAAACCTTTGTAG ATTTTTGGCAAACCCGCAATGAGTCTAGAAACTTCAACCAGAGGCACGAGGTGGAGCTGATCAAGGAAGAAAATAGGAAAGTCATTGAGGCAGAGATTCGAGTACAG GTAGATGAGCAGATGAGACAAGAGCTGGCTGAATGGAAGCTAGCTGTGGATAAAGACAAGGGTGGTAAAACCAAGGGAAATGCCAAG aaaaagaaaggatCTAAGAgtgggaagaagaagaaaaaggacaaAGATTTGACAGCCGATAG GACTCTTGAGTCTCTGTGTCAGGAGCTGGTGGAACAGGGCTTGTTGAAACAGGCAAATAATGTTAGGCTGCAGGATTACATGG GTGACTATAGCTACCTTGGGACCACACTGAGGCAAAATGACATTGAGCCCATGCCATCATTGTCAGATGTGCGGCAGGTCTTATCTCTATATGCAATTTTACCATTAG GCTCACAGGTGGTACATGAGAAAGCTCCTCTGATAAAGGCCATCCTGCTGGCAGGGCCGGCTGGTGTAGGTAAGAAGATGTTGGTCCACGCAATCTGCCAGGAGACAGGAGCCAACCTGTTCGATCTGTCTCCTCTGAACACTGCAGGAAAGTACCCAGGCAAGAGTGGCCTCGCCATGATGCTTCACATGGTGTTTAAG GTTGCAAGATTGCTGCAACCTTCGGTAATATGGATTGAGGACGCAGAAAAAATGTTCTACAAGAAAGTTCCCAAGGAAGAAAAAGAG TTAGATCCCAAACGCTTGAAGAAAGACTTGCCCAAGTCTCTCAAGTTGATCAAAGGGGAGGATCGTGTTCTGATCGTAGGAACCACCAAAGACCCACTAAGTGCTGATATCAAGTCACTGTGTAAAATGTACAGCAAAATCATCCTCATCCCAAGACCTGACTACGGCTCAAGATACA TCTTGTGGAAGCAACTGATCAGAAAGCATGGTGGTGAAGTAACCAGGGCGCTGGACGTCAGCTCTCTTGCGAAGATTTCTGATGGCTACACGCCAGGTCACGTCGTCCGGGTGATCCAGAGCGTTGTCACCAAGCGTCGCATCCTACAGCAGGCAAACAGACCACTGACTGCTGCCGAGTTTGTTGCTCCATTAGCCAAGATTGACCCCGTGTttcaggaagaagaagaggccCTTAAA AACTGGTATGCGAAGACCCCCCTGGGAAAGAAGAGGATTAAAGCTGCCACaggaaaggaagaagaagaggcacCAGTTAAAGGCAAAGATgcaaagaaagggaaaaaatga
- the si:zfos-1056e6.1 gene encoding uncharacterized protein si:zfos-1056e6.1 — MIKMSNVSFDKSPRGSKAWIALRRLDKNDDRVVALREVSIPPTAEVTMIIQIITTTFGLNTSDVIFKIRNHRGCLIPLNSSIPANSKHMPYVLEVAKIFQHVCPKPRTIPMTVLNRSMKTRLQTIDRRIQRLEELLPQIKLRHNEKLSQEIECLNQKLRFLHKRMQVADSRSWKGGLTRAPLW, encoded by the exons ATGATTAAAATGTCTAACGTCAGTTTTGATAAATCACCACGTGGATCAAAGGCCTGGATCGCTCTGAGACGACTTGATAAAAACG ATGACAGAGTGGTGGCTCTTCGTGAAGTGTCCATTCCTCCAACTGCTGAGGTTACCATGATCATACAG ATTATCACCACTACCTTTGGGCTAAACACTTCCGATGTCATATTCAAG ATAAGGAACCACCGTGGCTGCCTGATCCCTCTGAATAGCTCGATCCCTGCTAACAGCAAGCACAT GCCATATGTGCTTGAGGTAGCCAAGATCTTTCAGCATG TGTGTCCTAAGCCCAGAACCATTCCCATGACTGTGCTCAACAGGAGCATGAAGACCAGGCTACAGACTATTGACAGGAGG attcAGAGACTGGAGGAGCTTCTGCCTCAAATTAAACTCAGGCACAACGAAAAACTAAGCCAG GAGATTGAATGTCTCAACCAAAAGTTGAGGTTTCTTCATAAGAGAATGCAG GTGGCAGATTCTCGCAGCTGGAAGGGGGGGCTGACCAGAGCCCCTCTGTGGTAA